In Phragmitibacter flavus, a genomic segment contains:
- a CDS encoding valine--pyruvate transaminase, whose protein sequence is MQTSFSDIGQRLAGTSGIQELMDDLGQALNNQPDMRMLGGGQPAAIPAVQALWRERMQSLVNDQTTLDKTLLNYDPPGGNPLFRQNFAAFLKRECQWDVQTENIGILPSSQTAFFLLFNLLAGQTGNTKKRILFPLMPEYIGYASQGLCAGMLSGNPAKIEQRSAHEFKYHVDFDRLRITPDIAALSVSCPTNPTGNVLTQEEFHRLRDLARQHHIPLIIDNAYGHPFPGVIHTSFQPSWEPGMIFSISLSKLGLPGTRTSIVVADPAIIRALSNMNASTALSNGNFGQAIINPLLADDTLLKLSRDIILPFYKQRSDFATQVLHECLQDKIEWSLHSREGAFFLWLWFPKLKITSAELYQRLKARNVLVIPGHYFFYGLDEPWDHSQQCIRLTFSQPEAILREALEIIADELIALH, encoded by the coding sequence TTGCAGACTTCATTTTCCGACATCGGCCAACGTCTCGCCGGCACCAGCGGCATCCAGGAACTCATGGATGACCTCGGTCAGGCGCTCAACAATCAACCCGACATGCGCATGCTTGGCGGAGGCCAACCCGCCGCCATTCCCGCCGTCCAGGCCCTCTGGCGCGAACGCATGCAGTCGCTCGTCAACGACCAGACCACGCTCGACAAAACGCTGCTCAACTACGACCCGCCAGGCGGCAACCCCTTGTTCCGTCAAAACTTCGCCGCCTTCCTCAAACGCGAATGCCAGTGGGACGTGCAAACCGAGAACATCGGAATACTCCCCAGCAGCCAGACCGCCTTCTTCCTGCTGTTCAATCTCTTGGCGGGCCAGACTGGCAACACCAAGAAGCGCATCCTTTTTCCCTTGATGCCCGAATACATCGGCTATGCCAGCCAGGGACTCTGCGCCGGCATGCTCAGCGGCAATCCCGCCAAAATCGAGCAACGCAGCGCCCACGAATTCAAATATCACGTCGACTTCGACCGCCTTCGCATCACGCCCGACATCGCCGCCCTCAGCGTCTCCTGCCCCACCAACCCCACCGGCAACGTCCTCACCCAGGAAGAATTTCACCGCCTGCGCGATCTGGCGCGACAACACCACATCCCGCTCATCATTGACAACGCCTACGGTCACCCGTTCCCCGGCGTCATCCATACCAGCTTCCAGCCTTCCTGGGAGCCCGGCATGATTTTTTCCATCAGCCTCTCCAAACTCGGCCTTCCCGGCACCCGCACCTCCATCGTGGTTGCCGACCCCGCCATCATCCGCGCGCTCAGCAACATGAACGCCAGCACCGCCCTTTCCAACGGCAACTTCGGCCAGGCCATCATCAATCCGCTGCTTGCCGACGACACCCTGCTCAAACTCAGCCGCGACATCATCCTGCCGTTCTACAAACAGCGGTCCGACTTCGCCACCCAGGTCCTGCACGAATGCCTCCAGGACAAAATCGAATGGTCACTTCACTCCCGTGAAGGTGCTTTTTTCCTCTGGCTCTGGTTCCCCAAACTCAAAATCACCAGCGCCGAACTCTATCAGCGTCTGAAAGCCCGCAACGTCCTCGTCATTCCTGGCCACTACTTTTTCTATGGCCTCGACGAACCTTGGGATCACTCCCAACAGTGCATCCGACTAACTTTCTCCCAACCCGAAGCCATCCTTCGTGAAGCCCTTGAGATCATCGCCGATGAACTCATCGCCCTTCACTGA
- the rplI gene encoding 50S ribosomal protein L9, whose amino-acid sequence MATVDIILKEKIATLGAEGDVVKVRGGYAHNFLVPQGKAFLANKRNLKQLDELQKVRAEREAQELAEAEKFATKLKRLKLKLTLATGQGGKAFGSITTSDIAKAVADSTAGIQLDRHQIELEKPIKTTGVFEVPVKLHGDINCFLKITVTAGDGAEGDSEDDS is encoded by the coding sequence ATGGCCACCGTAGACATCATTCTGAAAGAGAAAATCGCCACCCTCGGCGCCGAAGGCGACGTCGTGAAAGTCAGAGGCGGTTACGCTCACAATTTCCTCGTCCCCCAGGGCAAAGCCTTCTTGGCCAACAAGCGCAACCTCAAGCAGCTTGACGAATTGCAAAAAGTCCGCGCCGAACGTGAAGCACAGGAACTCGCCGAAGCCGAAAAATTCGCCACCAAACTCAAGCGCCTCAAACTCAAGCTCACCCTCGCCACCGGCCAGGGCGGCAAGGCATTCGGTTCCATCACCACCAGCGACATTGCCAAGGCTGTTGCCGACAGCACCGCAGGCATCCAGCTCGACCGTCACCAGATCGAACTCGAAAAACCCATCAAAACCACCGGCGTTTTCGAAGTCCCCGTCAAACTCCACGGCGACATCAACTGCTTCCTCAAAATCACCGTCACCGCTGGTGATGGTGCTGAAGGCGACTCCGAAGACGACAGCTAG
- a CDS encoding NAD(+)/NADH kinase, producing MPRRIALFGGSFNPPGLHHRQIAELLSKHFDEVLVVPCGPRPDKPDVTNVPSVSRAALCDITFEGIPNTSVELFDLEQETFTRNHALETLFAHRGEIWHVVGADWLTGGAIGKSAIHTGWEKGEELWHRSHFAVLTRPGHPLNPADLPPHHQLLPIEIDGSSTQIREILIRGGNASHLLTSRAHRYISRYGLYRGNNPASWSRGSLSDWNHQIQADLDNTKAQGWIPDLVCHADSTNPDFILTLGGDGTMLRAIREHWRRRLPFFGVNAGTLGFLMNAPEAVFESTFPPTEVIFRQLPLLYLEIQNQDGTLNHVYAFNDAWVERSSSQSAWLEVEVNDVPRLPRLVSDGVLVSTAAGSTAYARSMGSAPLLADTPAWLLVGSNVQEPVHWKSALLSTDSHIAVRNLSPEKRPITAYVDGISQGPAIALRARLSRAATVELVFLASHDMAEKIAGIQFMN from the coding sequence ATGCCCCGCCGCATCGCCCTTTTCGGAGGCAGCTTCAATCCACCCGGACTGCACCATCGTCAGATCGCCGAACTGCTCTCCAAGCACTTCGACGAAGTCCTCGTCGTCCCCTGCGGACCACGCCCCGACAAGCCCGATGTCACCAACGTCCCGTCCGTCAGCCGCGCCGCCCTCTGCGACATCACTTTCGAAGGCATCCCCAACACCAGCGTCGAACTCTTCGACCTCGAACAGGAAACCTTTACCCGCAATCACGCCCTCGAAACCCTTTTCGCCCACCGTGGCGAAATCTGGCACGTCGTCGGTGCCGACTGGCTTACCGGCGGAGCCATCGGCAAATCCGCCATCCACACCGGTTGGGAGAAAGGCGAGGAACTTTGGCACCGCAGCCACTTCGCCGTGCTCACCCGTCCCGGACATCCCCTCAACCCTGCCGATCTCCCCCCGCATCACCAACTGCTGCCCATCGAAATCGACGGATCCAGCACCCAAATCCGCGAAATCCTCATTCGCGGCGGCAACGCTTCCCACCTGCTGACTTCGCGGGCTCATCGCTACATCAGCCGCTACGGCCTCTATCGCGGCAACAACCCCGCCAGCTGGTCACGCGGCTCACTCTCCGACTGGAACCATCAGATCCAGGCCGACCTCGACAACACCAAAGCCCAGGGCTGGATTCCCGACCTTGTCTGCCACGCCGACTCCACCAATCCCGACTTCATCCTCACCCTCGGCGGCGACGGCACCATGCTGCGCGCCATCCGTGAACACTGGCGTCGCCGGCTCCCTTTTTTCGGCGTCAATGCAGGCACGCTCGGCTTCCTCATGAATGCCCCCGAAGCCGTGTTTGAATCGACCTTCCCCCCCACCGAAGTCATCTTCCGGCAACTCCCCCTTCTCTACCTCGAAATCCAAAACCAGGACGGCACCCTCAATCACGTCTACGCCTTCAACGACGCCTGGGTGGAACGTTCCAGCAGCCAGAGCGCCTGGCTCGAAGTTGAGGTCAATGATGTCCCCCGCCTGCCACGCCTCGTCAGCGACGGTGTCCTTGTCTCCACCGCCGCCGGTTCCACCGCCTACGCCCGCAGCATGGGCAGCGCCCCGCTGCTCGCCGACACCCCCGCCTGGTTGCTCGTCGGCTCCAACGTGCAGGAACCCGTGCATTGGAAAAGCGCCCTCCTCTCCACCGACAGTCACATCGCCGTGCGCAACCTGTCTCCCGAAAAACGCCCCATCACCGCCTACGTCGACGGCATCAGTCAAGGCCCCGCCATCGCCCTGCGCGCCCGGCTCAGCCGCGCCGCCACGGTTGAACTTGTCTTCCTCGCGAGCCATGACATGGCGGAAAAAATTGCCGGGATTCAGTTCATGAACTAG
- a CDS encoding YlbF family regulator, translated as MTATETPTIDSKIQDLCQAIVTDTAVQHARDQAEAFLADEASVSLYREVMNTGNRLDRRHRAGEEISDEEVAAYEELQAKSDANEGIRAFNNAQQVLQEVANKVNAYVMKTLEKGRVPAPEEIAAASSGGCCGGSGGGGCGC; from the coding sequence ATGACCGCCACCGAGACACCGACGATTGACTCCAAGATTCAAGACCTTTGCCAGGCCATTGTGACTGATACCGCTGTGCAGCATGCCCGCGATCAGGCCGAAGCTTTTCTGGCCGACGAGGCATCGGTGAGCCTTTATCGTGAAGTGATGAACACCGGCAACCGCCTTGACCGCCGTCATCGGGCCGGTGAGGAAATCTCGGATGAAGAAGTGGCTGCTTATGAAGAGTTGCAGGCGAAGTCGGATGCCAACGAAGGCATTCGTGCTTTCAACAACGCGCAGCAGGTTCTGCAGGAAGTGGCGAACAAAGTGAACGCGTATGTGATGAAGACCTTGGAAAAGGGTCGCGTTCCTGCTCCTGAGGAAATCGCCGCCGCATCAAGTGGTGGCTGCTGCGGTGGCAGTGGTGGTGGTGGCTGCGGCTGCTGA
- a CDS encoding elongation factor P yields the protein MANTPVINLRKGHAVRYNNDVCVVTETELKTPPRMASYVQMSIKSLVSGKVHNLRMTSNESLDSVILNKDAHEYSYKDGDGYHFLHPETYDDVTLNEDLIKDVKLYLLEGQKYLIVFTDDAVAGIELPPSMVMTIAEAPEGVKGDSANNVYKAAVTETGLTVQVPLFIGPGQKISIKTEDGTYLGKA from the coding sequence ATGGCCAACACACCCGTCATCAACCTTCGCAAGGGACACGCTGTCCGTTACAACAACGACGTCTGCGTCGTCACCGAAACCGAGTTGAAAACTCCTCCCCGCATGGCGTCCTACGTGCAGATGTCCATCAAGAGTCTCGTCTCCGGCAAGGTTCACAACCTGCGCATGACCTCCAACGAGTCGCTCGACTCCGTCATCCTCAACAAAGACGCCCACGAATACAGCTACAAGGACGGCGACGGCTACCACTTCCTCCACCCTGAAACCTACGACGACGTCACCCTCAACGAAGACCTCATCAAAGACGTCAAACTTTACCTGCTTGAAGGCCAGAAATACCTCATCGTGTTCACCGATGACGCAGTCGCCGGCATCGAACTGCCCCCCTCCATGGTGATGACCATCGCCGAAGCCCCTGAAGGCGTCAAAGGCGACTCCGCCAACAACGTCTACAAAGCCGCCGTCACTGAGACAGGCCTCACCGTTCAGGTTCCTCTCTTCATCGGACCTGGCCAGAAAATCAGCATCAAAACCGAAGACGGCACCTATCTCGGCAAAGCCTGA
- a CDS encoding RNA polymerase sigma factor, with amino-acid sequence MSALSMFPTITTLPSWNMSEWSPPIASADTPLPLREEEDVRLMLRVKEGDARAFEQLVETHQRAVIGTVMRMLNNLDDAHDVAQQVFVRVWRSAPRYEPSAKFTTWLFTITRNLVFNEMRRRGRKREVSIEAAQEEHHIEHASPQRAQPDATAEREELEAAIDRAIQSLPEKQRLAVTLRRHEDMPYEDICVILNMSLPAVKSLLFRARNDLKEKLASHLEF; translated from the coding sequence ATGTCAGCGCTTAGCATGTTCCCCACCATCACCACCCTCCCCTCTTGGAACATGTCGGAATGGAGTCCTCCCATCGCCAGTGCCGACACTCCGCTCCCCCTCCGCGAAGAGGAAGATGTGCGCCTGATGCTCCGCGTCAAAGAAGGGGATGCCCGCGCCTTTGAACAACTGGTGGAGACCCATCAACGCGCCGTGATTGGAACGGTGATGCGCATGCTCAACAACCTCGACGATGCCCACGACGTGGCCCAGCAAGTCTTTGTCCGCGTCTGGCGTTCCGCCCCGCGCTACGAACCCAGCGCCAAATTCACCACCTGGTTGTTCACCATCACCCGCAACCTCGTCTTCAATGAAATGCGCCGCCGCGGACGCAAACGCGAAGTCTCCATCGAAGCCGCCCAGGAGGAGCACCACATCGAGCACGCCTCCCCGCAACGCGCCCAGCCCGACGCCACTGCCGAGCGCGAAGAACTCGAAGCCGCCATTGACCGCGCTATCCAGAGCCTTCCCGAAAAACAACGCCTCGCCGTGACCCTTCGCCGTCACGAAGACATGCCTTACGAAGACATTTGCGTCATCCTCAACATGTCCCTGCCCGCCGTCAAAAGCCTGTTGTTCCGCGCCCGCAACGATCTCAAGGAGAAGCTCGCCTCCCACCTTGAGTTTTAG
- the carB gene encoding carbamoyl-phosphate synthase large subunit gives MPKDPSLHKILLIGSGPIIIGQGCEFDYSGVQACKALREEGYEVVLVNSNPATIMTDPEFAARTYIEPITPEIVEKIIEREKPDALLPTLGGQTALNTAMSLFKSGVLEKHNVRMIGANAEAIDKGEDRLLFKNAMLKIGLDMPKSGVAHKMDDAIAIAEEIGTFPLIIRPAFTLGGTGGGIAYNREEFETIVARGIDLSPVSEVQIDESLLGWKEFEMEVMRDRADNCVVICSIENLDPMGVHTGDSITVAPIQTLTDREYQIMRDASFACIREIGVETGGSNIQFAVHPDTGRMIVIEMNPRVSRSSALASKATGFPIAKIAAKLAVGYTLDELKNDITRETPASFEPTIDYVVTKVPRFTFEKFPGADQTLTTQMKSVGEAMAIGRTFKESLQKALRSLEIKRFGLLGDGADVVVDDITLTNKLSVPNAERIFHLAQAFVKGWTVDQVFDITKIDRWFLRQIEELVAESRHWNALSEVRDSRVDLDPFAKWWEAGQVLTDVEESRLNSLRRAWRTRKKLGFSDKQLSLQLEANENEVRAARKKLGIIPTYRLVDTCAAEFEAFTPYYYSTYGVEDEVRDNERKKVMILGGGPNRIGQGIEFDYCCVHASFALRELGFETIMVNSNPETVSTDYDTSDKLYFEPLTLEDVLNIYERENVNDQVLGVIVQFGGQTPLNLAKGLEENGVRIIGTSPKSIELAEDRKLFAKLLDDLELLQAPSGTATSLEEALAVTARIGYPSLVRPSFVLGGRAMQIVYSDAELTHYMQNAVDATPDRPVLVDRFLEDATEVDVDCISDGETTVIGAIMEHIEEAGIHSGDSACVIPPFSLTQAMQDRIREAAKKLAKALNVRGLMNMQLAVKGDDLYVIEVNPRASRTAPFVSKAIGIPLPKLAAKIMAGKTLKELGYTEEIIPKHFSVKEAVFPFSKFPGVDITLGPEMKSTGEVMGIDSDLGLAFAKSQMAAGGTLPVKGNIFISVKETDKPAVAKLAKGYADLGFNIYATSGTASLLKAEGIEVNELPKLASGQRPNVLDHIKNKDMHFIINTPSGKTPREDEIKIRTAAVANRIPIMTTMRAADSALKAIRSLNERDISVKTIQEYHAHA, from the coding sequence ATGCCCAAAGACCCATCCCTCCACAAGATCCTTCTCATCGGTTCCGGTCCCATCATCATCGGACAAGGCTGTGAATTCGACTACTCCGGCGTCCAGGCCTGCAAAGCCCTCCGCGAAGAAGGATACGAAGTCGTCCTGGTCAACTCCAACCCGGCCACCATCATGACCGACCCGGAGTTCGCCGCCCGCACCTACATCGAACCCATCACCCCCGAGATCGTCGAGAAGATCATCGAACGCGAAAAGCCCGACGCCCTCCTCCCCACCCTCGGCGGCCAGACCGCCCTCAACACCGCCATGTCCCTGTTTAAGAGCGGTGTCCTCGAAAAACACAACGTCCGCATGATCGGTGCCAACGCCGAAGCCATCGACAAAGGCGAAGACCGCCTCCTTTTCAAAAACGCCATGCTCAAAATCGGGCTCGACATGCCCAAATCCGGCGTCGCGCACAAAATGGACGACGCCATCGCCATCGCTGAAGAAATCGGCACCTTCCCCCTCATCATCCGCCCCGCCTTCACCCTCGGCGGCACCGGCGGCGGCATCGCCTACAACCGCGAAGAATTCGAAACCATCGTCGCCCGCGGCATCGACCTCTCGCCCGTCAGCGAAGTTCAAATTGACGAATCCCTCCTCGGCTGGAAAGAATTCGAAATGGAAGTCATGCGTGACCGCGCCGACAACTGCGTCGTCATCTGCTCCATCGAGAACCTCGACCCCATGGGCGTCCACACCGGCGACTCCATCACCGTCGCCCCCATCCAGACCCTCACCGATCGCGAATATCAAATCATGCGCGACGCCAGCTTCGCCTGCATCCGCGAGATCGGCGTCGAAACCGGCGGTTCCAACATCCAGTTCGCCGTCCATCCCGACACCGGTCGCATGATCGTCATCGAGATGAACCCGCGCGTCAGCCGCAGTTCCGCCCTCGCTTCCAAAGCCACCGGCTTCCCCATCGCCAAGATCGCCGCCAAACTCGCCGTCGGTTACACCCTCGACGAACTCAAAAACGACATCACCCGCGAAACCCCGGCTTCGTTCGAGCCCACCATCGACTACGTCGTCACCAAAGTCCCCCGTTTCACGTTTGAAAAATTCCCTGGAGCCGACCAGACCCTCACCACCCAGATGAAGTCCGTCGGCGAAGCCATGGCCATCGGCCGCACCTTCAAAGAGAGCCTCCAAAAAGCCCTGCGCAGTCTCGAGATCAAACGTTTCGGCCTCCTCGGCGACGGAGCCGACGTCGTTGTCGATGACATCACCCTCACCAACAAACTCAGCGTCCCCAACGCCGAGCGCATTTTCCATCTCGCCCAAGCCTTCGTCAAAGGCTGGACCGTCGACCAAGTCTTCGACATCACCAAAATCGACCGCTGGTTTCTGCGGCAGATTGAGGAATTGGTGGCTGAATCACGGCACTGGAACGCCCTTTCAGAAGTGCGAGACAGTCGCGTGGATTTAGACCCATTTGCCAAATGGTGGGAAGCTGGACAAGTCTTGACCGATGTTGAAGAAAGCCGACTCAACAGTTTGCGGCGCGCTTGGCGAACCAGGAAAAAATTAGGATTCTCTGACAAACAGCTTTCGCTCCAACTTGAAGCCAACGAAAACGAAGTTCGTGCAGCTCGCAAGAAGCTCGGCATCATCCCCACCTACCGCCTCGTCGACACCTGCGCCGCCGAGTTCGAAGCCTTCACCCCCTACTACTACTCCACCTACGGCGTCGAAGACGAAGTCCGCGACAACGAACGTAAAAAAGTCATGATCCTCGGCGGCGGCCCCAACCGCATCGGCCAGGGCATCGAGTTCGACTACTGCTGCGTCCACGCCTCCTTCGCCCTGCGCGAACTCGGCTTCGAGACCATCATGGTCAACTCCAACCCGGAAACCGTCTCGACCGACTACGACACCTCCGACAAACTCTACTTCGAGCCCCTCACCCTCGAAGACGTGCTCAACATCTACGAACGCGAAAACGTCAACGATCAGGTCCTCGGCGTCATCGTCCAGTTCGGCGGCCAAACCCCGCTCAATCTCGCCAAAGGCCTCGAAGAAAACGGCGTTCGCATCATCGGCACCTCTCCAAAAAGCATCGAACTCGCCGAAGACCGTAAACTCTTCGCCAAACTCCTCGACGACCTCGAACTCCTCCAGGCCCCCAGCGGCACCGCCACTTCCCTCGAAGAAGCCCTCGCCGTCACCGCCCGCATCGGCTACCCCAGCCTCGTTCGCCCCAGCTTCGTGCTCGGCGGCCGCGCCATGCAGATCGTCTACAGCGACGCCGAACTCACGCACTACATGCAAAACGCCGTCGACGCCACGCCCGACCGCCCCGTGCTCGTCGACCGTTTCCTCGAAGACGCCACCGAAGTCGATGTCGACTGCATCAGCGACGGCGAAACCACCGTCATCGGAGCCATCATGGAGCACATCGAAGAAGCCGGCATCCACTCCGGCGACTCCGCCTGCGTCATCCCCCCCTTCAGCCTCACCCAGGCCATGCAGGATCGCATCCGCGAAGCCGCCAAGAAACTCGCCAAAGCCCTCAACGTGCGCGGCCTCATGAACATGCAGCTCGCCGTCAAAGGCGACGACCTCTACGTCATCGAAGTCAACCCCCGCGCCAGCCGCACCGCCCCCTTCGTCAGCAAAGCCATCGGCATTCCCCTCCCCAAACTCGCCGCCAAAATCATGGCCGGCAAAACCTTGAAGGAACTTGGCTACACCGAAGAAATCATCCCAAAACATTTCAGCGTCAAAGAAGCCGTTTTCCCTTTTAGTAAATTTCCCGGCGTCGACATCACCCTCGGCCCCGAGATGAAATCCACCGGCGAAGTCATGGGCATCGACTCCGACCTCGGCCTCGCCTTCGCCAAGAGCCAAATGGCCGCCGGCGGCACCCTGCCCGTCAAAGGCAACATCTTCATCAGCGTCAAGGAAACCGACAAACCCGCCGTTGCCAAACTCGCCAAAGGTTACGCCGATCTCGGCTTCAACATCTACGCCACCTCCGGCACCGCCAGCCTCCTGAAAGCCGAAGGTATTGAAGTCAACGAGCTCCCAAAACTTGCCAGCGGCCAACGTCCCAACGTCCTTGATCACATCAAGAACAAGGACATGCATTTCATCATTAACACCCCCAGCGGCAAAACCCCGCGTGAAGATGAAATCAAAATCCGCACCGCCGCCGTCGCCAACCGCATCCCCATCATGACCACCATGCGCGCCGCCGACTCCGCCTTGAAAGCCATTCGCTCCCTAAACGAGCGCGACATCAGCGTCAAAACTATTCAGGAGTATCACGCTCACGCATAA
- the dnaB gene encoding replicative DNA helicase: MPRSDDAEKGVLSCFLQNPVDLLNDAQVNIPLEAFYHPANRLVYEVLLEFNNGNRPIDLVSLSTYFIDKGLMDKIGGPATLAELYSFVPTSAHYSYYKSILHDKHLLRRIITACTDSIQAAYEYQEDVPNLLDQVESRVLAVREDTQSRDAIKTLDVHVDEAMHAIEELLRNPGMLRGLSTGYPKLDNLSAGLQGGEMFIIAARPSMGKTSFAMNIVEHASVNEDRPVAFFSLEMSASVLVQRLIAARAGVNMSKLKSGMLNREQMRAVTTACGQLQKAKLYIDETPGLDIMEFRAKARRLKKQFNIQLIAIDYLQLMTSGSKRAKENRQIEIAEISAGLKGVAKELNIPIIVLAQLNRAVEQRKGQRPMLSDLRESGSIEQDADMVGLLTRADYAGSKQEDDKKDKDEDEDESRKGEALLILAKNRNGPTDDVPLKFIAEIMRFVPREGDSDSGSDH, translated from the coding sequence ATGCCCCGCAGCGACGACGCCGAAAAAGGCGTTCTCTCCTGCTTTCTGCAAAACCCCGTCGACCTCCTCAACGACGCCCAGGTCAACATCCCCCTCGAAGCCTTCTACCACCCCGCCAACCGCCTCGTCTACGAAGTCCTCCTCGAATTCAACAATGGCAACCGCCCCATCGACCTCGTCTCCCTGTCGACCTACTTCATTGACAAAGGGTTGATGGACAAAATCGGCGGCCCTGCCACCCTCGCCGAACTCTATTCCTTCGTCCCCACTTCAGCCCACTACTCCTACTACAAGAGTATCCTGCATGACAAGCACCTGCTGCGCCGCATCATCACGGCCTGCACCGACAGCATCCAGGCCGCCTACGAATACCAAGAAGACGTTCCCAATCTCCTCGACCAAGTAGAGTCTCGCGTCCTCGCCGTCCGCGAAGACACCCAGTCTCGCGACGCCATCAAAACCCTCGACGTGCATGTCGACGAAGCCATGCATGCCATTGAGGAGCTGCTGCGCAACCCCGGAATGCTGCGCGGACTCTCTACCGGCTACCCCAAACTCGACAACCTCAGCGCCGGCCTGCAAGGCGGGGAGATGTTCATCATCGCCGCCCGTCCGTCCATGGGGAAAACCTCGTTCGCGATGAACATCGTCGAACACGCCTCCGTCAACGAAGACCGCCCCGTTGCCTTCTTCAGCCTGGAGATGAGCGCCTCCGTCCTCGTGCAACGACTCATCGCCGCCCGTGCCGGCGTCAACATGAGCAAACTCAAAAGCGGCATGCTCAACCGCGAACAGATGCGCGCCGTGACCACCGCCTGCGGCCAACTCCAAAAGGCCAAACTCTACATCGATGAAACCCCCGGCCTCGACATCATGGAGTTCCGCGCCAAGGCCCGCCGACTCAAAAAGCAGTTCAACATCCAGCTCATCGCCATCGATTATCTCCAGCTGATGACCTCCGGCTCCAAGCGCGCCAAGGAAAACCGCCAGATCGAGATCGCCGAAATCTCCGCCGGTCTCAAAGGCGTCGCCAAGGAACTCAACATCCCCATCATCGTTCTCGCCCAGCTCAACCGAGCCGTCGAACAACGCAAGGGCCAGCGCCCCATGCTTTCCGACCTGCGTGAATCCGGCTCCATCGAGCAGGACGCCGACATGGTCGGACTCCTCACCCGCGCCGACTACGCCGGGTCCAAACAGGAAGACGACAAAAAGGACAAGGACGAAGACGAAGACGAATCCCGTAAGGGCGAAGCGCTCCTCATTCTCGCCAAGAACCGAAACGGCCCCACCGACGACGTCCCCCTCAAGTTCATCGCAGAAATCATGCGTTTCGTTCCCCGGGAAGGCGACTCCGATTCCGGCAGCGACCATTGA
- a CDS encoding DUF1992 domain-containing protein, giving the protein MSGLADIAESRIQEAIESGEFTSLSGMGKPLDLDAYFASPSSLRAGFGLLKSAGAVPPEVEAMKQVHQLRETIQNSADPILLRQMNFELQARETEIAMAMERMKRSIRQDIAG; this is encoded by the coding sequence ATGTCAGGTCTCGCCGACATCGCCGAATCCCGCATTCAAGAAGCCATCGAGTCAGGTGAATTCACCTCCCTCTCCGGCATGGGAAAGCCACTGGATCTCGACGCCTACTTTGCTAGTCCCTCTTCGCTACGCGCCGGTTTTGGCCTGCTCAAAAGTGCCGGAGCCGTCCCTCCCGAAGTCGAAGCCATGAAACAGGTTCATCAGCTTCGCGAAACGATTCAAAACTCCGCCGACCCGATCCTGCTGCGCCAGATGAACTTTGAACTTCAGGCCCGCGAAACCGAAATCGCCATGGCCATGGAACGGATGAAACGCTCCATCCGCCAGGACATCGCGGGCTAA
- a CDS encoding PIN domain-containing protein: protein MAGESLALDTSVVVKHLRGLSPQISQRLAEAEELYLPTVALGELLFGVERSGDDPRARVPLEKFLRDVVIIATDDQTAAHYAKLRAHLAGQGTPIPDNDIWIAATAQRHQLPLYHDDGHFALLSGLVEERCS, encoded by the coding sequence ATGGCTGGTGAATCCCTTGCACTCGACACCAGTGTCGTGGTGAAACATCTGCGCGGCCTCTCGCCCCAGATCAGCCAGAGACTCGCCGAAGCGGAGGAACTTTACCTGCCAACCGTCGCACTGGGAGAGTTGCTCTTCGGGGTGGAGCGGTCTGGCGATGATCCACGTGCCAGGGTGCCACTGGAGAAGTTTTTGAGAGACGTGGTGATCATTGCGACCGACGATCAGACGGCGGCTCACTATGCCAAACTGCGGGCGCATCTGGCCGGCCAAGGCACGCCGATTCCTGACAACGACATCTGGATCGCAGCCACCGCCCAGCGTCATCAGCTGCCGCTCTATCACGACGACGGTCATTTTGCATTGTTGTCCGGCCTTGTCGAAGAACGATGCTCCTAA